A single genomic interval of Daucus carota subsp. sativus chromosome 1, DH1 v3.0, whole genome shotgun sequence harbors:
- the LOC108208187 gene encoding small ribosomal subunit protein uS13c: MAQAMATPLTSSLSLISNTSLFKSSKPTSLSYPISTQPKIGGLSIRCARVGGVEIPNAKRVQYSLQYIHGIGRTRALQILNDLKMENKITKDLSEEELITLRDEVSKYMIEGDLRRFNALNIRRLKEIQCYRGIRHIQGLPCRGQRTKNNCRTLKGKKIAIAGKKKVSK, translated from the exons ATGGCTCAAGCCATGGCTACACCACTTACATCTTCACTATCACTCATCTCCAATACTTCACTCTTCAAAAGCAGCAAACCCACTTCTCTGTCTTACCCAATTTCAACCCAACCCAAG ATTGGTGGGTTGAGCATTAGATGTGCTCGTGTTGGAGGAGTTGAGATTCCGAATGCTAAGAGGGTTCAATATTCTTTGCAGTATATTCATGGAATTGGGCGCACTAGGGCTTTGCAGATTCTTAATGACTTGAAAATGGAGAATAAGATCACTAAGGACTTGTCTGAAGAAGAGCTCATTACTCTCCGTGATGAAGTTTCCAAGTACATGATTGAAGGAGACCTT AGGAGATTCAATGCACTAAATATTAGGAGGTTGAAGGAGATTCAATGCTACCGAGGTATACGACATATTCAGGGATTGCCTTGCAGGGGGCAACGGACAAAGAACAACTGCCGGACATTGAAAGGAAAGAAGATTGCAATTGCTGGGAAGAAAAAGGTGTCTAAATAG